A single Xenopus laevis strain J_2021 chromosome 3S, Xenopus_laevis_v10.1, whole genome shotgun sequence DNA region contains:
- the LOC121402277 gene encoding histone H1A-like, with the protein MAEAAESAPAPPPAEPAAKKKKQQPKKAAAAAGAAKSKKPSSGPSVSEQIVTAVSASKERSGVSLAALKKTLAAGGYDVDKNNSRLKLALKALVTKETLLQVKGSGASGSFKLNKKQLQSKDKAAAKKKAPLAAKAKKPAAAAKKPAKSPKKPKKVSPAAKSPKKLKKPAKAAKSPAKKPKAAKPKKATKSPAKKTAVKPKTAAAAAKSPAKAKVAKAKKAAPKKK; encoded by the coding sequence ATGGCTGAAGCCGCCGAATCCGCGCCCGCTCCTCCCCCGGCTGAGCCCGCGGCcaagaaaaagaagcagcagcccaagaaagcagcagcagcagcggggGCCGCTAAATCCAAGAAGCCCTCGTCTGGACCCAGTGTGTCCGAGCAGATCGTCACAGCCGTGTCCGCTTCCAAGGAAcgcagcggggtgtctctggcaGCGCTCAAGAAGACTCTGGCTGCGGGAGGCTACGATGTGGACAAGAACAACAGCCGCCTCAAGCTGGCTCTCAAGGCTCTGGTCACCAAGGAGACCCTGCTCCAAGTCAAAGGCAGCGGAGCCTCCGGTTCCTTCAAGCTCAACAAGAAGCAGCTGCAGAGCAAGGACAAGGCCGCCGCCAAAAAGAAGGCGCCGCTAGCGGCCAAAGCCAAGAAGCCAGCGGCAGCAGCCAAGAAGCCAGCCAAGTCCCCGAAGAAGCCCAAGAAGGTCTCGCCAGCCGCCAAGAGCCCAAAGAAGCTCAAGAAACCCGCAAAGGCCGCCAAGAGTCCCGCTAAAAAGCCCAAAGCCGCCAAGCCCAAGAAGGCCACCAAGAGTCCCGCTAAAAAGACCGCCGTCAAGCCCaaaactgctgctgctgccgccaaAAGCCCCGCAAAGGCCAAAGTGGCCAAAGCCAAGAAAGCCGCCCCCAAGAAGAAATGA